The Arachis duranensis cultivar V14167 chromosome 2, aradu.V14167.gnm2.J7QH, whole genome shotgun sequence genome has a window encoding:
- the LOC107472951 gene encoding formin-like protein 1, with protein sequence MWCISTTTTFFFLLLSLELSYSQLHHYHHRRILHQPLLPQPQNSSPTNLSSPPSSPPSPSPSPPPSPNPKFPFSTTPTSQNSPFFPIYPSPPPPPSPSAFASFPANISSLILPHPSNSKHSSPKLIAGAVTAVVLAAAVSAVSAAVYCRRRRRRNQSADDKTLRSDSSIRLFPREPPGGGGGGRKTRNPSSTSSEFLYLGTIVNSRGIDDRTAGTGDGRNSSGGGDANLNPRKMDSPELQPLPPLARQSSRMQQRDSGTTATTTAADEEEEEFYSPRGSSLGERSGSRRVFSAVAGVDNLAGGHSCSDSSSGSYSSSTSNSPDRSHSISLSPPVSISPRRSQPKSPENHIPPPTQQQQQQTLTGDNRSRSRSSISSSNLSSPRVLSPSLSPAHNTTNYTQTASYSTTPERELNQSPSLSPISLSPNRLHPKVSDGSPKITEKSQTLASSPAKVKVSETFSPQRLSNASNGSGKSSSALSSSTFSLPSPDKVTTLMHQNHGLDQSPTISDVSDRYRHSPIASVPLSPTLLSSPERELNHGGDNNSSHAPPQRKHWEIPDLLTPPIAESSSVENVFGAAASVVVPQRKQWEIPAIPVISAPIDPSGRVSAPPPPPPPPPPPPPLPPTLPRQRKQWEVPSPSTPVDQPISRPPELTPPSRPFVLQTPNTKVSPVELPPNSSSGLGVIEENSEEASKPKLKPLHWDKVRASSDREMVWDQLRSSSFKLNEEMIETLFVVNTPNPKPKDTTPRSVLAPPHQEDRVLDPKKSQNIAILLRALNVTIEEVCEALLEGITDTLGTELLESLLKMAPSKEEERKLKEHKDDSPTKLGPAEKFLKAVLDVPFAFKRVEAMLYIANFESELEYLRKSFQTLEVACEELRNSRMFLKLLEAVLKTGNRMNVGTNRGDAHAFKLDTLLKLVDVKGADGKTTLLHFVVQEIIRTEGARLSGTNQTPSTTTNEDAKCRGLGLQVVSSLSSELANVKKAAAMDSEVLSSEVAKLSKGIAHIAEVVKLNQTLGSDESNHKFTESMNKFMRMAEEEILKIQAQESVAISLVKEITEYFHGNLSKEEAHPFRIFMVVRDFLNVLDRVCREVGMVNERTMVSSNHRFPIPVNPLLPQPLNPMLPQPLPGLHGKRNYSSSDDDSSSSP encoded by the exons ATGTGGTGCatttccaccaccaccaccttcttcttcctcctcctatCCTTGGAGTTATCTTACTCTCAACTCCACCACTACCACCATAGGAGGATCCTCCACCAACCCCTTCTTCCACAACCACAAAACTCATCCCCCACCAATCTCTCATCACCACCATCATCACCACCctcaccatcaccatcaccaccacctTCTCCAAACCCAAAGTTCCCATTTTCAACAACACCCACTTCTCAAAATTCTCCCTTTTTCCCAATATACCCTTCTCCGCCGCCGCCACCATCTCCCTCCGCCTTTGCTTCTTTCCCTGCTAACATCTCCTCTCTCATTCTCCCTCACCCCTCAAACTCCAAACACTCCTCCCCTAAACTCATTGCCGGAGCTGTAACCGCCGTTGTACTCGCCGCCGCTGTCTCCGCCGTCTCCGCTGCCGTATACTGCCGTAGGAGGAGGAGGCGCAACCAGTCTGCCGATGACAAGACTCTCAGATCCGATAGCAGCATTCGCCTCTTCCCCCGTGAGCCTCCCGGAGGCGGAGGTGGTGGTCGGAAAACCAGAAACCCTTCCTCCACCAGCTCCGAGTTTCTCTACCTTGGCACCATTGTGAACTCCCGAGGAATCGATGACCGCACCGCCGGCACCGGTGATGGTCGGAACAGCTCCGGCGGAGGGGACGCCAACTTGAATCCTCGGAAAATGGACTCGCCGGAGCTTCAACCGCTTCCGCCACTTGCACGACAGAGCTCAAGAATGCAGCAACGAGATTCCGGCACGACGGCGACAACTACGGCGgcggatgaagaagaagaagaattctaCTCACCAAGAGGTTCGTCATTGGGGGAAAGATCGGGTTCCCGGCGAGTTTTCTCCGCCGTAGCAGGCGTCGATAATCTCGCCGGCGGCCATAGCTGCTCCGATTCAAGCTCCGGCTCATACTCTTCCTCCACCTCGAACTCGCCCGACCGATCACACTCAATTAGCCTCTCTCCGCCAGTGAGTATCAGCCCCAGAAGATCCCAACCGAAGTCGCCGGAAAATCACATTCCACCACCgacacagcaacaacaacaacaaacccTAACCGGAGATaacagaagcagaagcagaagctcAATCTCATCCTCCAATCTCTCTTCGCCACGTGTCCTTTCACCTTCACTGTCCCCAGCTCACAACACCACGAACTACACTCAAACGGCGTCGTATTCAACGACCCCAGAAAGAGAACTTAACCAGTCACCGTCGCTTTCACCGATTTCTCTCTCACCGAATCGTTTGCACCCGAAAGTCTCAGATGGGTCACCGAAGATAACGGAAAAGTCTCAAACTTTAGCTTCTTCACCGGCGAAAGTAAAGGTTAGTGAAACATTTTCGCCACAGAGACTATCCAATGCTTCTAACGGTAGTGGAAAGAGTAGTAGCGCGTTGTCGTCTTCGACTTTTTCGCTTCCTTCGCCGGATAAGGTTACAACTTTGATGCATCAGAATCATGGGTTAGATCAGTCTCCAACCATTTCTGATGTTTCAGATCGGTATAGGCATTCTCCAATTGCATCAGTGCCTTTGTCACCAACTCTGTTGTCATCACCGGAGAGAGAATTGAATCACGGTGGTGATAATAATTCTTCTCATGCCCCTCCACAGAGGAAGCATTGGGAGATTCCTGACCTGTTGACACCACCCATTGCCGAATCTTCATCAGTGGAGAATGTGTTTGGAGCAGCAGCTTCTGTTGTGGTTCCACAGAGGAAACAATGGGAGATTCCGGCGATTCCGGTGATTTCGGCACCTATTGATCCATCTGGCAGAGTTTCAGCTCCTCCTCCGCCTCCgccaccacctcctcctccaCCGCCCCTGCCGCCTACGCTGCCGCGACAGCGTAAGCAGTGGGAAGTGCCTTCTCCATCAACGCCTGTGGATCAACCAATTTCTAGGCCACCGGAGCTGACACCGCCTTCTAGGCCTTTTGTGTTGCAGACACCAAATACAAAGGTTTCTCCGGTTGAGTTGCCGCCGAATTCTTCTTCGGGTTTGGGGGTGATTGAGGAGAATTCCGAGGAGGCTTCTAAGCCAAAGCTGAAGCCTTTGCATTGGGATAAAGTGAGGGCAAGTTCTGATCGTGAGATGGTGTGGGATCAGTTGAGGTCCAGCTCCTTCAA GTTGAATGAGGAGATGATTGAGACATTGTTTGTAGTGAACACACCAAACCCCAAACCCAAGGACACTACTCCACGCTCGGTCCTTGCCCCTCCACATCAGGAGGATAGGGTGTTAGATCCCAAGAAGTCCCAAAATATTGCTATATTGCTAAGAGCACTCAACGTGACTATAGAAGAAGTGTGTGAAGCATTGTTAGAAG GTATAACCGATACACTTGGAACAGAACTGCTCGAAAGCTTGTTAAAAATGGCACCAAGCAAGGAAGAAGAACGTAAATTGAAGGAACATAAAGATGACTCGCCAACCAAGCTTGGTCCTGCCGAGAAATTTTTGAAGGCAGTGCTTGATGTGCCTTTTGCGTTTAAACGAGTGGAAGCAATGCTTTACATTGCTAATTTTGAGTCAGAATTGGAATATCTTAGGAAATCTTTTCAGACTCTCGAG GTTGCCTGTGAAGAGCTGCGAAACAGCCGAATGTTCTTGAAGCTTCTAGAGGCAGTGCTTAAAACCGGTAACCGCATGAATGTGGGGACAAACCGTGGCGATGCACATGCCTTCAAGCTCGATACGCTTCTCAAGCTGGTTGATGTCAAAGGCGCAGACGGTAAAACCACTTTACTCCACTTTGTGGTACAAGAAATCATTAGAACCGAAGGCGCTCGCCTCTCAGGCACCAACCAAACTCCAAGCACGACCACCAACGAAGACGCCAAATGCCGGGGGCTCGGTCTACAAGTAGTGTCTAGCCTAAGCTCAGAGCTAGCAAATGTGAAGAAAGCCGCCGCTATGGATTCCGAAGTTCTAAGCAGCGAAGTTGCTAAACTCTCCAAAGGGATTGCACACATCGCCGAGGTTGTGAAGCTAAACCAAACATTAGGATCAGATGAAAGCAATCACAAATTCACAGAATCAATGAACAAGTTCATGAGAATGGCTGAGGAGGAGATACTAAAGATTCAAGCACAAGAGAGTGTTGCAATATCGCTTGTGAAAGAAATCACTGAGTATTTCCATGGAAACTTGTCAAAGGAAGAAGCTCATCCATTTAGAATCTTCATGGTGGTAAGAGACTTCTTGAATGTTCTTGATAGGGTTTGTAGGGAAGTTGGTATGGTTAATGAGAGAACCATGGTTAGTTCTAATCATAGATTCCCTATACCGGTGAACCCTTTGCTACCACAACCTCTAAATCCTATGCTTCCACAACCTCTTCCTGGTTTACATGGAAAGAGAAACTATAGTTCTTCAGATGATGATAGTTCTTCATCACCTTAA